The nucleotide window CCCTATTTTTGCGCACCAATAAATTTTATGAAGAATACCGCATTAACCGATACACACATTAAACTGGGCGCTAAAATGGTGCCTTTTGCTGGTTACAATATGCCTGTGCAATATAACGGCATCAACGCCGAGCACGAAACCGTACGCAAAGCCGTTGGCGTGTTTGACGTAAGTCATATGGGCGAGTTTATCCTGAAGGGTGATAAAGCCTTAGACCTGATCCAAAAAGTTAGCAGTAACGATGCATCGAAACTGTACGATGGCAAGGTACAATACGCGTGCCTGCCAAATAACACCGGTGGCATTGTTGATGACCTGCTGGTTTATCGCATAGATGATAAAACCTATATGCTGGTAGTCAACGCGTCGAACATTGAAAAGGACTGGAACTGGATAAGTCAGCATAACACTTTTGGTGTAGATATGAAAGATATATCCAACCGCACTTCGTTACTGGCTGTACAGGGCCCTAAAGCAGCCGAGGCGCTTCAAAGCCTGACCGATACCGATCTTGGATCGATGGAGTACTACACCTTTAAAAAGGGCAAATTTGCGGGCATTGATAACGTACTGATCTCTGCAACCGGTTATACCGGCGCGGGCGGCTTTGAGTTATATGTAGAAAACGAACATGCGCAGCAATTATGGGATGCCGTTTTTAAGGCTGGCGAAGCCTTTGGTATTAAGCCAATTGGTTTGGGCGCGCGCGACACCCTGCGTTTGGAAATGGGCTTTTGTTTATACGGCAACGATATTGATGATAATACATCGCCATTAGAAGCCGGCCTGGGATGGGTAACCAAATTCAGTAAGGATTTTGTGAACAGTGCTGCCTTGCAACAGCAAAAAAACGAAGGCGTAAAACAAAAGCTGATAGGTTTTGAAATGATAGACCGTGGGATACCACGACATGATTACCAGATAGTTGACGCCGATGGGAATAACATTGGCCGGGTAACCTCGGGTACGCAATCGCCATCGTTGCAAAAAGCCATTGGCATGGGTTATGTAAAAAATGAATTTGCTAAGGAAGGATCGGAAATATTTATCCTTATCCGCGATAATAAAATTAAAGCCAAAGTGGTGAAACCGCCATTTAAATAAATTTACTACCATAACAAAAAGCCACTCATTGAGTGGCTTTTTGTTTTTATCATTATTACCAGCCGTTGCGACGGAGTAATGCTTACCGCAGCATACGGTTGTTTTTATACGAACAGAAAGCGCGTTTATTGGTTATAAAGTGTGAACTATTATAACCGTTATGAAAACATCAAAAACACAAGCCATAAGGGCTGCAATAATAACCCTTGTTTGCGCAGGCCTGTTTAGTGCCAACGCTTACGCCCAGCAGACAACCACTCAGCAAAACAACAACCAAAATAACAACCAGCAGGGCACTAATCAACAAAATACCGCTCAACAGAACACCGGCCAGTCTAAAAACACGCTGCGTACCGGGGCTAACAGAGATTTTCCCGGCGACACAGTAACCTATGTACTTAACGGCAGCGATTTAAGCTTTGATAGCAAGCGCACCTTAATTTACGATGACAAGCACACCGTCGACTCGCTGGTTAATGCCTTAGCTAACCGCGATGATAAAAATTACCGCATCATTTATAAAAAACAAGGTCAGCAGGCCAGGCAGATATCGGTAAAAGCTTTAAGAAAAGTAGATAAATCGGGCTTTTATAAAATTACAGTGGCCTATAATAAACAACAATTATCGGAAGATGCGGCGCCGCTGTATATATTGAGTTCGAAATAACATAATCAATTTGTCATTGCAGCGAGCGTGGCAATGACAAAAAGATCATTATTGCACTTTCTTAAAATCGTAGGGTGTTTGTTCAATAAAATCGGCTACCTTAACCCGTACGCCACTTAGCTTACCGCCCGAGAACGTGAACGGGAATACAGCCTTGCCAAATTCCGGGTCCGAAAATACCACGTAAAAACGGTTGCCGCCTAAAGGCTGCGCGGTAGCAAACATTTTGGGGTGATGCTCAAAACGTAGCTGCAACTGATCAAGCTCGCCGCCAATGCTAACGGTCATGTTGCCGTACAGATCATTAAAATATTTGCCCGTGTACGCGGTTAAAGGTAAAGCACTGGGTAAATGCAGGGCTACCGAGTCGCGTAGTTTTTTATCAATTAACTGATCATTAGCCTGGTTCGTTTTGAAAAAATTCAAATAGGCTTCACTGTAGTTACGGTAAGGCAGTTTAAAGTAAGCATCCATAATTTCCCAGCGCAAGGCTTCGTAAAGGCTATTCTGGTCGGTATTGGTAAGGATGATAATGCCTAAACGGTCCTGTGGCACCAATGTTACCGACGATACATAACCATTTACCCCGCCATCATGCATCACCAGGCGATGGCCTGCGTAATCCTGCAAAAACCAGCCCATGCCATACAGTTCATAATTGGTTTCCCCGTTTAAATGGCGGATGCTTTTTACCACGTCCTGGGGCTCGTGGGTGGCGGCAATAGCCGCCGCGGGTATCACTTGTCGGCTGCCTACTTTACCGTTATCCAGCAGGGCCATTACCCACTTGCTCATATCGTTAATAGATGAGCATATGGCGCCTGCCGGGGCCAGCGCGTCAATCTGGCAATAAGGTATGGCCATCAGGCGGCC belongs to Mucilaginibacter boryungensis and includes:
- the gcvT gene encoding glycine cleavage system aminomethyltransferase GcvT, producing the protein MKNTALTDTHIKLGAKMVPFAGYNMPVQYNGINAEHETVRKAVGVFDVSHMGEFILKGDKALDLIQKVSSNDASKLYDGKVQYACLPNNTGGIVDDLLVYRIDDKTYMLVVNASNIEKDWNWISQHNTFGVDMKDISNRTSLLAVQGPKAAEALQSLTDTDLGSMEYYTFKKGKFAGIDNVLISATGYTGAGGFELYVENEHAQQLWDAVFKAGEAFGIKPIGLGARDTLRLEMGFCLYGNDIDDNTSPLEAGLGWVTKFSKDFVNSAALQQQKNEGVKQKLIGFEMIDRGIPRHDYQIVDADGNNIGRVTSGTQSPSLQKAIGMGYVKNEFAKEGSEIFILIRDNKIKAKVVKPPFK
- a CDS encoding serine hydrolase, translated to MKKIFFFCIGFILLTGMAKAQADRNNFLRDSLDVYMNRALTNWRIPGAAVCVVKDGKVVVMKTYGVKELGLTNKVDENTLFMIGSNTKAFTATALAMLQDKKLLSLDDKVTKYIPEFKLDNKAAGEQAIIRDLLCHRLGFQTFQGDFTFYNTNLSRREVIEKMGHVKAVYPFRTKWGYTNSAFLTAGEIIPKVTGKSWEAYLKDNIFAPLGMTNTLALTAQMPQSLNRTAAHTLVDGRLMAIPYCQIDALAPAGAICSSINDMSKWVMALLDNGKVGSRQVIPAAAIAATHEPQDVVKSIRHLNGETNYELYGMGWFLQDYAGHRLVMHDGGVNGYVSSVTLVPQDRLGIIILTNTDQNSLYEALRWEIMDAYFKLPYRNYSEAYLNFFKTNQANDQLIDKKLRDSVALHLPSALPLTAYTGKYFNDLYGNMTVSIGGELDQLQLRFEHHPKMFATAQPLGGNRFYVVFSDPEFGKAVFPFTFSGGKLSGVRVKVADFIEQTPYDFKKVQ